From a region of the Erinaceus europaeus chromosome 14, mEriEur2.1, whole genome shotgun sequence genome:
- the LKAAEAR1 gene encoding protein LKAAEAR1 isoform X1, with amino-acid sequence MLPPVEGGRRAPRQRGGQGAQDGQGAERRPHRPEPSPPGWALQLEELAALSPARLRRHLLFADVLEDVGADDSVFPRESVELGYRVPDPRDWAQPSTQPAYRQDQLLGVLKAAEARGRVRAMRLRYMRMRAEEITLLIQRQKSARAAMRLELFLPPQLKPTRIPDPLDRQEVLGNPVGVGGTRMGGPGTQHPNFSPQQRRRVETILEEKVEDSIFPR; translated from the exons ATGCTGCCGCCCGTGGAAGGAGGGCGCCGGGCGCCGCGGCAGCGAGGCGGGCAGGGCGCGCAGGACGGGCAGGGCGCG GAGCGGCGCCCGCACAGGCCCGAGCCGTCGCCGCCCGGCTGGGCGCTTCAGCTGGAGGAGCTGGCCGCCCTGTCCCCCGCGCGGCTCCGCCGCCACCTGCTCTTCGCCGACGTGCTGGAGGACGTGGGAGCCGACGACTCGGTCTTCCCGCGCGAATCGGTCGAGCTGGGCTACCGGGTGCCCGACCCCCGCGACTGGGCACAACCGTCCACGCAGCCCGCATACCGCCAGGACCAGCTGCTCGGCGTGCTCAAGGCAGCCGAGGCCCGCGGGCGAGTGCGCGCCATGCGCCTGCGCTACATGCGCATGAGG GCAGAGGAGATCACGCTGCTCATCCAGCGGCAGAAGTCCGCGCGCGCCGCCATGCGCCTGGAGCTGTTCCTGCCGCCGCAGCTGAAGCCCACGCGCATCCCCGACCCCCTCGACCGGCAGGAGGTGCTTGGCAACCCCGTCGGGGTGGGGGGGACTAGGATGGGAGGACCCGGGACCCAGCACCCCAACTTCTCCCCCCAACAGCGGAGACGCGTGGAGACCATCCTGGAGGAAAAAGTCGAGGACAGCATCTTCCCACGGTGA
- the LKAAEAR1 gene encoding protein LKAAEAR1 isoform X2: MLPPVEGGRRAPRQRGGQGAQDGQGAERRPHRPEPSPPGWALQLEELAALSPARLRRHLLFADVLEDVGADDSVFPRESVELGYRVPDPRDWAQPSTQPAYRQDQLLGVLKAAEARGRVRAMRLRYMRMRAEEITLLIQRQKSARAAMRLELFLPPQLKPTRIPDPLDRQERRRVETILEEKVEDSIFPR; encoded by the exons ATGCTGCCGCCCGTGGAAGGAGGGCGCCGGGCGCCGCGGCAGCGAGGCGGGCAGGGCGCGCAGGACGGGCAGGGCGCG GAGCGGCGCCCGCACAGGCCCGAGCCGTCGCCGCCCGGCTGGGCGCTTCAGCTGGAGGAGCTGGCCGCCCTGTCCCCCGCGCGGCTCCGCCGCCACCTGCTCTTCGCCGACGTGCTGGAGGACGTGGGAGCCGACGACTCGGTCTTCCCGCGCGAATCGGTCGAGCTGGGCTACCGGGTGCCCGACCCCCGCGACTGGGCACAACCGTCCACGCAGCCCGCATACCGCCAGGACCAGCTGCTCGGCGTGCTCAAGGCAGCCGAGGCCCGCGGGCGAGTGCGCGCCATGCGCCTGCGCTACATGCGCATGAGG GCAGAGGAGATCACGCTGCTCATCCAGCGGCAGAAGTCCGCGCGCGCCGCCATGCGCCTGGAGCTGTTCCTGCCGCCGCAGCTGAAGCCCACGCGCATCCCCGACCCCCTCGACCGGCAGGAG CGGAGACGCGTGGAGACCATCCTGGAGGAAAAAGTCGAGGACAGCATCTTCCCACGGTGA